One window from the genome of Xenorhabdus bovienii SS-2004 encodes:
- the proS gene encoding proline--tRNA ligase, translated as MRTSQYLLSTLKETPADAEVVSHKLMLRAGMTRKLASGLYNWMPTGVRVLKKVENIVREEMNNAGAIEVSMPVVQPADLWQESGRWEQYGPELLRFEDRGARPFVLGPTHEEVITDLVRNEVTSYKQLPLNLFQIQTKFRDEVRPRFGVMRSREFIMKDAYSFHTSQESLQETYDKMYDAYSKIFTRIGLDFRAVLADTGSIGGSASHEFQVLADSGEDDIAFSTESNYAANIELAEAVMPSHERAVPSEDMHLVETPNAKTIAELVEQFNLPIEKTVKTLIVHAAKESSHQLVALLVRGDHELNEIKAEKLPLVASPLSFATEEEIRAVVQAGPGSLGPVNLPMPVIIDRSVSVMSDFGAGANVDDKHYFGINWERDLPLPEIADIRNVLEGDASPDGQGTLLIKRGIEVGHIFQLGTKYSDALKATVQNEDGHNQVVSMGCYGIGVTRIVAAAIEQNHDDRGIIWPDAIAPFQVALLPMNMHKSYRVKEVAEKLYADLRANGIDVIFDDRKERPGVMFADMELIGVPHTLVIGDRNLDNGEVEYKYRRNGDKQMLKLEGIIEYLKEQIKQH; from the coding sequence ATGCGTACTAGCCAATATCTGCTCTCTACTTTAAAAGAGACGCCTGCTGATGCGGAGGTTGTCAGTCATAAACTGATGCTTCGTGCCGGCATGACACGTAAACTCGCCTCAGGTCTGTACAACTGGATGCCTACAGGTGTCCGTGTATTAAAAAAAGTCGAAAACATTGTTCGTGAAGAGATGAATAATGCTGGGGCGATTGAAGTTTCCATGCCGGTAGTTCAACCGGCAGATTTGTGGCAGGAAAGTGGCCGTTGGGAACAATATGGCCCAGAATTACTGCGTTTTGAAGATCGTGGTGCCCGTCCTTTCGTTCTCGGGCCGACTCATGAAGAAGTCATCACCGATCTGGTTCGTAATGAAGTGACTTCATATAAACAACTTCCACTGAACCTGTTCCAGATCCAAACCAAATTCCGTGACGAAGTCCGTCCGCGCTTCGGTGTCATGCGTTCACGCGAATTCATTATGAAAGATGCTTATTCTTTCCATACCAGCCAAGAGTCTCTACAAGAGACTTACGATAAAATGTATGATGCCTACAGCAAAATCTTTACCCGTATTGGGCTGGATTTCCGTGCTGTTCTGGCAGATACCGGTTCTATCGGCGGGAGTGCTTCCCATGAATTTCAGGTTCTTGCTGACAGCGGTGAAGATGATATTGCCTTCTCCACAGAATCTAACTACGCAGCCAATATTGAATTGGCTGAAGCAGTTATGCCATCCCACGAACGAGCTGTCCCATCAGAAGATATGCATTTGGTAGAGACACCAAATGCTAAAACCATTGCTGAACTGGTCGAACAATTCAACTTGCCGATTGAGAAAACCGTCAAAACTCTGATCGTCCATGCGGCAAAAGAAAGCAGTCATCAACTGGTCGCATTGCTGGTACGCGGTGACCATGAACTGAATGAAATCAAAGCAGAGAAACTACCATTGGTGGCAAGTCCGCTGAGTTTCGCTACCGAAGAAGAAATTCGTGCCGTTGTACAGGCAGGCCCAGGTTCCTTAGGGCCAGTAAACCTGCCTATGCCTGTTATCATTGACCGTAGCGTATCTGTCATGAGCGACTTCGGCGCAGGCGCAAATGTTGATGATAAACATTATTTCGGCATTAACTGGGAACGTGACTTACCACTGCCTGAAATCGCCGATATCCGTAATGTCCTTGAAGGTGATGCTAGCCCAGACGGTCAAGGTACACTGCTAATCAAACGTGGTATTGAAGTCGGTCATATCTTCCAGTTAGGCACCAAATACTCTGATGCCCTGAAAGCCACTGTACAAAATGAAGATGGTCACAATCAAGTTGTCTCAATGGGATGTTACGGCATTGGCGTAACCCGTATTGTTGCCGCAGCTATTGAACAGAACCACGATGATCGTGGCATTATCTGGCCAGATGCCATTGCTCCATTCCAAGTCGCTCTTTTACCTATGAATATGCACAAATCTTATCGGGTGAAGGAAGTTGCTGAAAAATTATATGCAGACTTACGTGCCAATGGTATTGATGTGATTTTCGATGATCGCAAAGAGCGCCCAGGTGTCATGTTTGCTGATATGGAACTGATCGGTGTGCCGCATACTCTGGTTATTGGCGATCGTAATCTGGATAACGGCGAAGTTGAATACAAATACCGTCGTAATGGTGATAAGCAAATGCTTAAACTGGAAGGTATTATTGAATATCTGAAAGAACAAATTAAACAGCATTAA
- the rof gene encoding Rho-binding antiterminator, whose protein sequence is MSIDTEYQPINCDDYDNLELACQHQLHLHIQLQGGGIFEGKASKLILRKKVEYILVESNEETRELRLDHIISFSNPEIGTIVIEH, encoded by the coding sequence ATGTCTATAGATACTGAATATCAACCAATTAATTGTGATGATTATGATAACCTTGAGCTAGCTTGCCAGCACCAGCTTCATTTACACATCCAACTGCAAGGTGGTGGCATATTTGAAGGAAAAGCTAGTAAGCTGATTTTAAGAAAAAAAGTCGAATATATTCTCGTAGAATCAAATGAAGAAACCCGTGAATTAAGGTTGGATCACATCATCAGTTTCAGCAACCCGGAAATTGGTACGATTGTTATTGAGCATTGA
- a CDS encoding methionine ABC transporter permease MetI — protein sequence MSDGMIFLLFKGVWETLVMTFVSGFFGFVIGLPIGVLLYVTRAGQIMENITLYRILSALVNIGRSIPFIILLVWMIPFTRLIVGTSIGLQAAIVPLTVGAAPFIARMVENALLEIPPGLIEAARAMGATPLQIVKKILLPEAQLSLINAATITLITLVGYSAMGGAVGAGGLGQIGYQYGYIGYNAPVMNTVLALLIVLVFLIQLGGDRLIIAVNHK from the coding sequence ATGTCTGATGGAATGATTTTCTTATTGTTTAAAGGAGTCTGGGAAACTTTAGTAATGACTTTTGTTTCAGGTTTTTTTGGTTTTGTAATTGGTTTACCAATCGGTGTGCTTTTATATGTCACCCGTGCAGGACAGATTATGGAGAATATTACACTTTATCGTATTCTTTCCGCCTTAGTGAATATCGGTCGTTCAATTCCCTTCATTATTTTGTTGGTATGGATGATCCCGTTTACCCGGCTAATTGTCGGTACATCCATTGGCTTGCAAGCGGCGATTGTCCCTCTGACTGTGGGAGCAGCACCTTTTATTGCCCGCATGGTGGAAAATGCCTTATTGGAAATTCCGCCTGGATTGATCGAAGCTGCACGTGCGATGGGTGCAACGCCTTTACAGATTGTCAAAAAAATCCTGCTTCCTGAAGCCCAGTTGAGTTTAATAAATGCTGCAACGATTACTTTGATTACTTTGGTCGGCTATTCCGCAATGGGAGGTGCCGTTGGCGCAGGTGGCTTAGGCCAGATTGGTTATCAATATGGTTACATTGGCTACAATGCACCTGTTATGAATACTGTTTTAGCATTGTTGATTGTTTTAGTGTTCTTAATTCAGTTAGGCGGTGATCGCTTGATTATAGCAGTTAATCACAAATAA
- the rcsF gene encoding Rcs stress response system protein RcsF, which yields MRMLPICFITLFMVGCTSLSTQVEKPTQTGSKLKHQPAKKSKVSSYVQLYTKTEELLGTPFKNLGIVFGESCRTTRQDPPASIAVARKNMLVKAASLKADAVLLHQCAILSNHNCYQTAICEGSALLTTK from the coding sequence ATGCGTATGCTACCTATCTGTTTCATAACACTATTTATGGTTGGGTGTACTTCTCTGTCAACTCAGGTCGAAAAACCTACTCAGACAGGCTCAAAGTTGAAACATCAGCCAGCCAAGAAAAGTAAAGTGTCGTCTTACGTTCAGCTATACACTAAGACAGAAGAACTGTTAGGCACTCCATTTAAAAATTTAGGCATCGTTTTCGGGGAATCCTGTCGCACTACACGACAAGATCCGCCTGCCAGCATTGCAGTTGCACGGAAAAACATGCTGGTAAAAGCCGCATCTCTGAAAGCTGATGCAGTATTACTTCATCAATGCGCAATACTGTCTAATCACAACTGCTACCAGACTGCGATTTGTGAAGGATCTGCCCTGCTTACCACTAAATAA
- a CDS encoding DMT family transporter: MDKYKYIIYAFSCVLIWSFVPSISRLGQKGMDHFQYLFWSNILSVLAVFFVAVLMGRNLKQLLFIPFPVMFKVLILGTLDCFFYLLLYYGYSIENGVAVLVVQYSWPLMIIGLSFLLLKEKLSIRQMIGITLGFIAVVITFTQGNITRIAVEHPQALLLVFSGAFCFALMSVLSKHFAIDPYINTFWVFACSTLVSAVFLLVFSSFNWPVGDSLMPTLLNGIILNGVSYIIWFKAMNSPDSPKIASILFLSPVLSMIWLILFFGDAFVPAYVVGLVLVIISGLLCISAKTEPATQNKLSDDLIED; the protein is encoded by the coding sequence ATGGACAAATATAAATATATTATTTACGCGTTTTCCTGTGTGTTGATCTGGAGTTTTGTTCCCTCCATATCCCGTTTGGGTCAAAAAGGGATGGACCATTTCCAATATTTGTTCTGGTCAAATATTCTATCCGTTCTGGCGGTTTTCTTTGTTGCTGTCCTGATGGGTAGAAATTTGAAACAACTTTTATTTATTCCCTTTCCAGTTATGTTTAAAGTTTTGATATTAGGTACTCTGGACTGTTTCTTCTATTTATTGCTCTATTACGGTTATTCCATCGAAAACGGCGTTGCTGTCTTGGTCGTTCAATATAGCTGGCCGCTGATGATCATCGGGTTGTCGTTTTTACTGTTAAAAGAAAAATTGTCAATCCGGCAGATGATTGGCATCACGCTTGGTTTTATTGCCGTTGTGATCACGTTTACGCAAGGAAATATTACCCGGATTGCAGTAGAACATCCGCAGGCTCTGTTGCTGGTATTCAGTGGGGCATTTTGTTTTGCCTTGATGTCTGTGTTATCGAAACATTTCGCGATTGACCCTTATATAAATACATTTTGGGTATTTGCTTGTTCTACCTTAGTATCGGCGGTGTTTTTATTGGTATTTAGCAGCTTCAATTGGCCAGTGGGTGATTCACTGATGCCAACGCTGCTCAACGGCATCATATTGAATGGCGTATCCTATATTATCTGGTTTAAGGCTATGAATAGCCCTGATTCGCCTAAAATTGCCTCAATCTTATTTTTATCACCGGTGTTGTCGATGATATGGCTTATTCTGTTCTTTGGTGATGCATTTGTCCCCGCTTATGTTGTGGGTTTAGTGCTTGTTATCATATCGGGGCTGCTCTGCATCAGTGCAAAGACCGAACCTGCGACACAGAATAAATTGAGTGATGATTTGATTGAGGATTGA
- the nlpE gene encoding envelope stress response activation lipoprotein NlpE (NlpE, an outer membrane lipoprotein, interacts directly with CpxA, the sensor histidine kinase of the Cpx system for response to envelope stress.) — protein MMNKKILLAVGVLTAVGCQNKVASQDNATLQENTLQNKLQTAERVFTGVVPCADCTGIETTLQLSSDGSYILGQIYLEAKNEENTFFETGHWIKSGKKIDLTHEDGKKSYYQMKGENLVMLDIDGEPIQSNFNYELGKVTPKKMAGEYSYIADSATFTECRTGKHYDASENIDLERGYSATGVEGGEPVYVEVEGYYSLRPSMEDGMFDHALIQTGKIHFDKSASCQTRK, from the coding sequence ATGATGAATAAAAAAATATTGCTCGCTGTGGGAGTGTTAACCGCGGTTGGGTGTCAGAACAAAGTGGCCTCTCAAGATAATGCTACGCTTCAGGAGAATACACTTCAGAATAAATTGCAGACAGCTGAGAGAGTGTTTACTGGCGTTGTACCTTGTGCGGACTGTACAGGTATTGAGACTACTTTGCAGCTTTCAAGTGATGGCTCATATATATTGGGGCAAATTTATCTGGAAGCTAAAAATGAAGAAAACACTTTTTTCGAAACAGGTCATTGGATAAAAAGCGGCAAAAAGATAGATTTGACGCATGAGGATGGTAAGAAATCTTATTATCAGATGAAAGGTGAAAATCTGGTCATGCTGGATATCGACGGTGAACCAATCCAGTCAAATTTCAATTATGAATTGGGAAAAGTTACGCCGAAAAAGATGGCGGGGGAATACAGCTATATAGCTGACAGTGCGACATTTACAGAGTGTCGTACCGGAAAACACTATGATGCGTCTGAAAATATCGATTTGGAACGTGGCTACAGTGCGACTGGTGTGGAAGGGGGAGAGCCTGTTTATGTGGAAGTCGAAGGTTACTACTCGCTTCGGCCTTCGATGGAAGATGGTATGTTTGATCATGCACTGATTCAAACAGGCAAAATCCATTTTGATAAGTCAGCCTCTTGTCAGACCAGAAAATAA
- a CDS encoding MetQ/NlpA family lipoprotein, producing MSVKLKSIVAISALLGTLILAGCDQEPRDPDHIKVGVIVGPELEVAEVAKKVAKEKYGLDVELITFNDYVLPNESLNKGDIDVNVFQHKPFLDQQVKERNYKLTIVGNSFIYPIAAYSRKIKSLGELENGNQITIPNDPTNQGRALLLLQKQGLITLKEGVGLLPTVLDIINNPKDLDIVELEAPQLPRSLDDQKIAFAIINNAYAGQVGLTPEQDGLFVEDKDSPYVNIIVSREDNKDAENVQKFVKAYQSEEVEQAAQRIFKGGALKGW from the coding sequence ATGTCAGTAAAATTGAAATCCATCGTTGCAATCAGTGCATTATTAGGAACATTAATTCTTGCAGGCTGCGATCAGGAACCAAGAGATCCAGACCACATTAAGGTTGGGGTAATTGTTGGGCCTGAACTTGAAGTGGCAGAAGTTGCCAAAAAAGTGGCCAAAGAGAAATATGGACTTGATGTTGAGCTGATTACGTTCAATGACTATGTTCTGCCAAATGAGTCACTGAACAAAGGAGATATTGATGTTAACGTTTTCCAACATAAACCTTTTTTAGATCAGCAAGTGAAAGAACGCAATTATAAGCTGACTATTGTTGGTAACTCTTTCATCTATCCAATCGCGGCTTATTCAAGAAAAATTAAATCTCTGGGTGAGCTAGAAAATGGTAATCAGATTACGATACCAAATGATCCAACCAACCAAGGCCGGGCGCTTTTATTATTACAAAAGCAAGGCTTAATCACGCTAAAAGAAGGAGTGGGTCTACTACCAACCGTTTTGGACATTATCAATAACCCTAAGGACTTAGATATTGTAGAGTTAGAAGCACCGCAATTACCACGCTCGCTAGATGATCAAAAAATTGCCTTTGCTATTATCAATAATGCCTATGCGGGTCAGGTTGGTTTGACGCCAGAACAAGATGGTTTATTTGTGGAAGACAAAGATTCACCTTACGTAAATATCATTGTCAGCCGTGAAGACAATAAAGACGCTGAAAATGTTCAAAAGTTTGTTAAAGCCTATCAATCTGAGGAAGTAGAACAAGCTGCCCAGAGAATTTTCAAGGGTGGTGCGCTAAAAGGCTGGTAA
- a CDS encoding 2OG-Fe(II) oxygenase, whose amino-acid sequence MIIETDRLNSACIEKLAKQEILAIRIKKFIPTSLAEKISEKILGKGFDKYLNAPSIGRIGMAFYETENKALRVADYFENVLNNINELRQRCSPYLSPIDQLRCVLDEVWPAGAQLETLYGKKMYVGLSRVVEPGVTFLAHHDIFAKDAPDSFRAKSLQAQFAANVYLSMPNEGGALQVWKNKLSPEEFDSMRRDSYGIEPSLLGKPALEVQPDAGELLIFNAQCMHAVTAGIGSSRLSLSCFIGYRGEAAPLSFWS is encoded by the coding sequence ATGATTATAGAAACAGATCGTCTTAATAGCGCATGTATAGAAAAACTTGCTAAACAAGAAATTTTAGCCATACGTATAAAAAAATTTATTCCTACTTCCTTAGCTGAAAAAATAAGTGAAAAAATATTAGGAAAAGGATTTGATAAATATTTAAATGCGCCGAGTATAGGTCGGATCGGGATGGCATTTTACGAGACAGAAAATAAGGCACTCCGTGTAGCAGATTATTTTGAAAATGTGCTCAATAATATCAACGAACTGAGGCAGCGTTGTTCACCTTATCTATCACCAATAGATCAACTGAGATGCGTTTTAGACGAAGTTTGGCCAGCAGGGGCTCAACTCGAAACACTTTATGGGAAGAAAATGTATGTGGGATTGTCAAGGGTAGTTGAACCCGGAGTGACTTTTCTTGCACATCATGATATTTTTGCTAAAGATGCTCCAGATAGTTTCAGAGCCAAGAGCCTTCAGGCACAGTTTGCCGCTAATGTTTATCTTTCTATGCCTAATGAAGGTGGTGCTTTACAAGTTTGGAAAAATAAATTATCTCCTGAAGAATTTGATTCTATGCGCAGGGATAGTTATGGTATTGAACCTTCTTTGCTTGGAAAACCGGCACTAGAGGTTCAACCGGACGCGGGCGAACTTTTGATTTTTAATGCCCAATGTATGCACGCTGTAACTGCTGGTATCGGTAGCTCACGTTTAAGTCTGTCTTGCTTTATAGGTTATCGTGGAGAAGCAGCTCCTCTGTCATTCTGGAGTTAA
- the tsaA gene encoding tRNA (N6-threonylcarbamoyladenosine(37)-N6)-methyltransferase TrmO, producing MADFHFTQIGTIHSPYKEKFAIPRQPGLVEDGAGQLELLAPYNQIDAIRGIEQFSHLWIIFVFHQTMNGGWNPLVRPPRLGGNAKMGVFATRSTFRPNPIGMSLVELKGIQCQNNRVILELGSLDLVDGTPVIDIKPYLPFAESRPEARAGFAQKAPDTGMEVSFLPIAEHQLSSHQANYPHLRRFISQILAQDPRPAYRKKEQENRIYAVHILDFNVRWQIRDAMTEVVSIEHR from the coding sequence ATGGCCGATTTTCATTTTACTCAAATAGGAACCATCCATTCTCCTTATAAAGAGAAGTTTGCCATTCCCCGCCAACCGGGTTTGGTAGAAGATGGGGCGGGACAACTAGAGTTGCTGGCTCCTTATAACCAGATTGATGCGATACGTGGGATTGAACAATTCAGTCATTTATGGATTATTTTTGTTTTTCACCAAACTATGAATGGTGGCTGGAATCCATTAGTTCGCCCACCCCGTTTGGGGGGAAATGCCAAAATGGGCGTGTTTGCTACCCGCTCGACATTCCGCCCCAATCCGATTGGTATGTCGCTGGTAGAATTGAAAGGTATTCAATGCCAGAACAATCGGGTCATACTGGAACTTGGCAGTCTGGATTTAGTTGATGGTACACCCGTTATCGATATCAAGCCCTATCTGCCTTTTGCCGAATCTCGCCCAGAAGCCAGAGCGGGTTTTGCACAGAAGGCGCCAGACACCGGAATGGAAGTCTCGTTCTTGCCAATAGCTGAACATCAACTATCGTCCCATCAGGCAAATTATCCTCATTTACGACGTTTCATCAGTCAGATATTGGCGCAGGATCCTCGCCCGGCCTATCGTAAGAAAGAACAGGAAAACCGGATATATGCAGTTCATATTCTGGATTTCAATGTTCGCTGGCAGATACGTGACGCCATGACGGAAGTGGTTTCTATTGAACACCGTTAA
- the metN gene encoding methionine ABC transporter ATP-binding protein MetN, translating to MIKLTQINKVFQLGTRSINALSNINLHVPQGQIYGVIGSSGAGKSTLIRCVNMLERPTSGKVLVNGQDLTSMSNRELTHARRHIGMIFQHFNLLSSRTVFGNVALPLELDNTPKNEINKRVSELLELVGLSDKHDAYPANLSGGQKQRVAIARALANSPKILLCDEATSALDPATTRSILELLKDINRRLGLTILLITHEMDVVKRICDQVAVINAGLLIEQDVVSEIFSHPKTPVAQEFIKSTLHIDIPESYLKKLKPECTPDSLPLLKLEFTGKSVDAPLISMAVRRFNIDVSILSSQMDYAGGVKFGVMLAELGGEYSSIESTIEFLKEHHVKVEVLGYV from the coding sequence ATGATAAAGCTGACTCAAATAAATAAAGTATTTCAACTAGGGACGCGTTCTATCAACGCGCTTTCAAATATCAACTTACATGTTCCTCAGGGACAAATTTATGGTGTTATTGGTTCTTCTGGCGCAGGCAAAAGCACCCTGATTCGCTGTGTAAATATGCTCGAACGTCCAACATCGGGCAAGGTATTGGTTAACGGTCAAGATCTGACTTCAATGTCAAATCGTGAGCTGACCCACGCCCGACGCCATATTGGTATGATTTTTCAGCACTTCAATCTGCTGTCATCCAGAACGGTATTTGGTAATGTGGCATTGCCACTGGAGTTGGATAATACGCCAAAAAACGAAATAAATAAAAGAGTCAGCGAGTTGCTTGAATTAGTTGGTCTCTCTGACAAACATGATGCGTATCCGGCAAATTTATCTGGTGGACAAAAGCAGCGTGTTGCCATCGCTCGCGCATTGGCAAACTCACCCAAAATACTGTTATGTGATGAGGCCACCAGCGCTCTCGATCCAGCCACAACCCGTTCTATTCTTGAACTATTAAAAGACATTAATCGTCGTCTGGGCTTAACGATTCTGTTAATTACTCATGAAATGGATGTTGTAAAACGTATTTGTGACCAAGTTGCGGTCATCAATGCAGGTCTGTTAATTGAACAAGATGTTGTAAGCGAAATTTTTTCACACCCTAAAACGCCTGTTGCGCAAGAATTTATTAAATCAACGCTGCATATCGATATTCCGGAAAGTTATCTAAAAAAGTTAAAACCTGAATGCACGCCAGATAGTCTACCATTATTGAAACTGGAATTTACGGGCAAATCGGTTGATGCCCCACTAATTTCTATGGCTGTACGCCGTTTTAATATTGATGTCAGCATATTGAGTTCACAAATGGATTATGCTGGTGGCGTTAAATTTGGTGTGATGTTGGCCGAATTGGGCGGTGAATACAGTAGCATTGAATCAACAATTGAGTTTTTAAAAGAACACCATGTAAAAGTAGAGGTTCTCGGTTATGTCTGA
- the tilS gene encoding tRNA lysidine(34) synthetase TilS gives MINTHIPLLTMLIDQLGRHKKVLVGFSGGLDSTVLLHLLVQLRYQSHSGVIRDQIELRAIHIHHGLNPKADKWVEHCRQICADWKVDFRVEKVSLDIRQNGIEAAARDARYQAFQHELQQGEILVTAQHLDDQAETFLLALKRGSGPAGLSSMPSSMPFSGTTLIRPLLNASRAELETYAQTQRLQWIEDDSNQDDRYDRNFLRLHIMPLLNQRWPHFPQSASRSASLCGEQEQLLDELLNESLNELITPEGAIAISPLVDCSEAKRNALLRRWFNQHGVKMPAREQLQKIWSEVALSRQDAEPRFRLGQHDVRRYRQQLWLVPQCQSLAGTLLEWDIAQELRLPDGLGMLVLSEESGINVRMPDRNERVTIRFGVQGNISIVGRRHSRHSKKLWQELGIAPWLRERTPLLYYDEKLVAALDVFVTKEGQPLAEKEILSIKWDRMPYSA, from the coding sequence ATGATCAATACTCATATACCTCTGTTAACGATGTTAATCGATCAGTTAGGGCGACATAAAAAAGTCTTGGTTGGATTTAGCGGTGGATTGGATTCCACCGTATTGCTGCATTTGCTGGTTCAGTTACGTTACCAATCCCACAGCGGAGTCATTCGTGATCAAATAGAGCTAAGAGCAATTCATATCCATCACGGTTTAAATCCAAAGGCGGATAAGTGGGTTGAACATTGTCGCCAGATTTGTGCCGACTGGAAGGTCGATTTTCGGGTCGAAAAAGTCAGCCTTGATATCCGGCAAAATGGCATTGAAGCGGCGGCTCGTGATGCCCGTTATCAGGCATTCCAGCATGAATTGCAACAGGGTGAAATTTTGGTCACGGCGCAGCATCTTGATGATCAGGCAGAAACCTTTCTGCTGGCATTGAAACGGGGGAGTGGCCCTGCCGGATTATCATCTATGCCTTCTTCCATGCCATTTTCTGGAACAACGCTGATTCGTCCATTGCTGAATGCCAGTCGTGCAGAACTCGAAACGTATGCACAAACACAGAGGTTGCAATGGATAGAAGATGATAGCAACCAAGATGATCGTTATGATCGCAATTTTTTGCGTTTGCATATTATGCCATTGCTTAACCAGCGCTGGCCTCATTTCCCTCAATCTGCTTCTCGCAGTGCCAGCTTGTGTGGAGAGCAAGAACAATTGTTGGATGAATTGCTTAATGAATCGTTGAATGAGCTGATAACTCCGGAAGGTGCGATAGCCATTTCACCGTTGGTGGATTGTTCTGAGGCCAAGCGTAATGCTTTATTACGTAGATGGTTCAATCAGCATGGTGTGAAGATGCCTGCGCGTGAACAACTCCAGAAAATTTGGTCGGAAGTGGCGCTTTCCAGACAGGATGCCGAGCCACGTTTTAGATTGGGGCAGCACGATGTTCGCCGTTATCGGCAACAACTCTGGCTGGTTCCTCAATGCCAATCGTTGGCAGGAACTCTACTTGAATGGGATATAGCACAAGAACTGCGATTACCCGATGGTTTGGGCATGCTGGTGTTGTCAGAAGAAAGTGGTATTAATGTCAGAATGCCCGATAGAAATGAGCGGGTAACCATTCGTTTTGGTGTACAGGGAAATATTAGCATCGTGGGTCGTCGGCATTCCCGGCACAGTAAAAAATTATGGCAGGAATTAGGTATCGCACCTTGGCTTAGGGAAAGAACACCATTGCTTTATTATGATGAAAAATTGGTTGCAGCATTGGATGTTTTTGTAACCAAGGAGGGACAGCCTTTGGCGGAAAAGGAGATACTTTCAATCAAATGGGACAGAATGCCGTATTCTGCTTAA
- a CDS encoding LysE family translocator: protein MLSNYWGEFLGLAMIHFLAVVAPGPDFAVTIQQSVKFGRLAGVCTAIGIGAGISVHVVYTLVGISSLMHSTPWLMEMAKLVGSLYIIWLGIKFIKSKPVNPDTLESKNIIQTSQSKWQAFLMGFMTNALNPKATLFFLAVFTTVVSINTPILIQVFYGLWMCIANTVWFVLVSVIFSNVLIRNKFMEKGYWFERVMGIVLISFAIRLLFISV from the coding sequence ATGCTATCTAATTATTGGGGAGAATTTCTAGGGCTAGCAATGATTCATTTTTTAGCAGTAGTAGCACCAGGCCCAGATTTCGCTGTGACCATACAGCAGAGTGTAAAATTTGGTCGTTTAGCTGGGGTATGCACGGCAATAGGTATTGGTGCAGGTATATCAGTACATGTAGTCTATACACTGGTGGGAATCAGTTCATTAATGCATTCCACCCCATGGTTAATGGAAATGGCAAAACTGGTAGGCTCACTTTATATCATATGGCTCGGTATCAAATTTATTAAAAGTAAACCTGTCAATCCGGATACTTTGGAAAGTAAAAATATTATTCAGACCTCACAAAGTAAATGGCAAGCATTTCTGATGGGGTTTATGACAAATGCTCTTAACCCTAAGGCAACATTGTTCTTTTTAGCAGTTTTTACGACCGTGGTGAGTATTAATACACCTATTCTGATACAAGTCTTTTATGGCTTGTGGATGTGTATAGCTAATACAGTATGGTTTGTGCTGGTTAGTGTTATTTTTTCGAATGTATTGATTCGTAATAAATTCATGGAAAAAGGGTATTGGTTTGAAAGAGTAATGGGGATTGTACTTATCAGTTTTGCTATTCGGTTATTATTTATATCTGTATGA